In the Pan paniscus chromosome 19, NHGRI_mPanPan1-v2.0_pri, whole genome shotgun sequence genome, ccaggctgatcttgaccacctggcctcaagtgatcctccagccttggcctcctaaaatgctgggattacaggtgtgagccactatgcccagcccgaTTGCACTCTTAAAATACAGCATCTTACAAAACcctctgggccgggcacagtggctcactcttgcaatcccagcactttgggaggctgaggcgggcggatcacctgaggttaggagttagagaccagcctggccaatatggtgaaaccccatctctactaaacgtacaaaaaattacccgggtgtggtgacacatgcctgtaatcccagctactcaggaggctaaggcaggagaatcgcttgaaccctggaggcagaggttgcagtgagccgagatcacaccactgcactccagtctgggcaacagagaaagactctgtctcaaaacaaacaaacaaaaaacctctgatAGTTCCAACTGGCCATCTTTAACCTATACAAACAGCAATTTTATGCTGTTCAACTGAAAATTATTCCCCTTCTCCTCTACCAGTGGTTCCAGGACCCACCTTTCTGTGTATAAACAAACCAGGACATTGGGTTCaacagtatttattgaatgtaaaGTACCCCAGCCCCATGGGGAAGAAAATTCCAAGAACGGGGAATAATACAGATTAAATACCCACCTGTGCattcacactctcacacacacacacacataccacgcACATATCCAAGCTCCAACAGTGACAAATCAAACACCTGTTTTCCCCCAGCCTGAGGGACAGCTGGTAGGAGGTGGTTCAGAGGTGGGGCTCCAGGATGGGTTCTAATAGCAGCAGCCTTGtctctccctgccccctgccctgccccagggGTCAAAGGGAGCTGGGCGGGGCGCCTAGGAGGTTGGTGGCAACTCTTCCCCACTCTGCCGCAGACGCTTCTTGGCTCTGATCTCATTCATAGCCTCTTCAATGGAGCGTGTGTCCCTCTTATTGGCCACGGGCACTAGGGGCAGAGAGGAGGGTAGGGAGGGCCTAGAAATCCGTACCTCAGCCTCCACTGCCCTCCTGCCACATCCTATGCTCCTCTCCCAGCCACCCCCAGCCGCACTGTGGCCTCACCACAGCCGTAGGTCTTATTGGCCTGTAGCATGTGGGCTGCGTCTTTGGCTGCTCCCTTGCCGATGAGGCGGCTGTACTTGTCCTTGTAGTCGCTGGCAGGGCTCACCACCACAGGCCCCTGCTGGGCTGCCTCCTCCTCTTGCCTCTGGGCCAGCTCCTAGGGGTGAAAGTGGGGGCACTGGTGCTCAGGGCCCCAGCCCaaacccccacccctcccaggtGGTGGGCTTCTGGGCCCCAAGGGCTGCAAAGCATAGCTCACCTTCAGCTTCCGCTTCTCCTCAGCCTTCTGGGGGTCCCATTCCTCTCCACGACGGTAGGAGTCTAGCTCTTCATCTGAGGGTGCAAACTCCTGGAGAAGAGCAGAATGATGGGGTCAGAGTCCATACaaatgtttcatttcattccttggTCGGGGAGGGGGGATAAGGCTacaaaggggagaggagagaatgaGGAATTCAGGCCCTTTACCTTTTTGAAGATCATGACATAGCGACAGTCATCATCTTCCCCAAAGGAGAAGGATGTCAGGCCAGCCACTTCCACCACATCATGTCTGGGATGGGATGGCAAAGGGGAAAGAGTATCTTGAGCCAGGAGCGGGCCTAGTGCCCTCCTCTGGAGGAGCCCCCTGCTGGCCCTTTCATGCCCCGCTAGCCACCCATTTccttcctcccccagcccagggACACTCACAGTATGCTCCTCTCGATCTTGTTCATCGgctgaaactttttcttgatctGCCCACTGTCTTGAATGAAATCTGACACCTCCTTCTCCATCTtgggagaggggaaaggaagcAGATATGAGACAATGGCTCCACCCAAGTACCCCTCTCCCTAGCTGAGCCTGGGCCCTTCTACGCCTCCCCAgcaccctccccagcctccaagCCACTGGCTTCCAGGCATCACCTCCCTCAAGACATTTTCAGCAAAACTGAGTCCTCAACCTTCCAATTTTAACTTATTGGAAGTCCTTCCTGAGTCTGCCTTTGATCACTCCAGTTGTTCTCACCCTTTTACGAAACTCCACTTTCTGTTGTTTCTCTTGCTCTTGTAGTTTCTTCAGGCGGGCGGCCTGTTCTGGGGGTGAGAAATGGCAACATGAAGCCAGGGCTGGAAGCATGGGTGGGAAAGGTTTCTAAGGCTTCAAGTGAAGTGTGGTGTCCACTGGGAGGTGTCAGGCTGGGAAGGTAGGATTAGCGTTTATTCATCAAGCATTTATTGATGTTTATTCTATCTAATAGTCCCCCTTATCCACAGGGGTTCATtccaagaccctcagtggatgcctgaaattgTGGAAAGTACTGACCCCTATACATACTATGtctttttctatacatacatgcctatgataaagtttaatttataaattaggcacagtaagagattaataataatagaccaggcatggtggctcacgcctatatcccagcactttgggaggccaaggcagacagatctcctggggtcaggagttcgagaccagcctggtcaacatggtgaaaccccatctctactaaaaatacaaaaattagccggtgtggtggtgggcgcctataattccagctactggggaggctgaggcaggagaatcgcttgaacctgggaggcagagattgcagtgagctgagatcgcgccattgcactccagcccgggcaacaagagtgaactccgtctcaaaaaaaaaaaagagatggccgggtgcagtggctcacacctgtaatcccagcactttgggaggccaaggtggatggatcatgaggtcaggagatcgagaccatcctgactaacacggtgaaaccctgtctctactaaaaaaaatatatatatatacaaaaaattagctgggtgtggtggtgggcgcctgtagtccccactactcgggaggctgaggcaggagaatggcgtgaacctgggaggcggagcttgcagtgagcagagatggcgccactgcactccagcttgggcgacacagcaagactccatctcaaaaaaaaaaaaaaaagagagattaagaataacaataatacaatagaacaattataacaatgtactgaaataaaagtttgtggctatgctctctctctctctcaaaatatcttactgtatATAACAGTTCTGGACTGCAGGTAACTAAAACCTTGGAAAGCAAAACCTTGGATAAGGGAGAAGTAGGGACTACTGTATCTGGCACCAGGCGAGACCCTGAAGTACTGAGATTATTAAGACACAATGTGGCCCTTCAAGAGCTCCCGGTTTAGTGGGAGTGACAAAGATCAGAATAATGCTTAACCCCCTTTTCCAACTCCACTGGGGAAACCAATTaacaaatatctatttatttatttatttttgagatggagtttcactctgtcacccaggctggagtgcagtggcatgatctcagctcactgcaaactccgtctcccaggttcaagcgattctcctgcctcagcctcccaagtagctgagattacaggcatgtgccaccacacccggctaatttttgtatttttagtagagatggggtttcaccatgttggccaggctggtcttgaactcctgagctcaagtgatccccccgcctcaccttcccaaaagtgctggaattataggcgtgagccaccgcacccggcctatttatttatttttgggacagGATATCActttattgcctaggctggcatgcagtggcacaatcacagctcactgcagccttgacctccctggctcaagggatcctcctaccttagcttctcaagtagctgggaccacaggcgtgtgccaccatgctcagctactgtttaaaaaataatttaaaatatttgtgagatgaggtctcactatgttgcccaggatggtatttttattttattttatttttatctttgagacggagtctcactctgtcacccaggctgggtgcaattagcacccagctaatttttgtatttttattagagatggggtttcactatgttggtcaggttggtctcgaactcctgacctcgtgatccgcccgcctcagcctcccaaagtgctaggattacaagtgtgggcccaggctggtctcgaactcagctTAAATaaccctcccacctgggcctctcaaattgcttgaaagccttgagcctctgcacccagccttggctaattttttttttttttttttaagttttctgttaagatggggtctcagttTGTTGCCCATCCTGGTCTCCagttggcctcaagcaatcctcccaccttgaccttccaaagtgctgggattataggtgtgaaccaccatgcctggactataGTTAGTTCTTTGTACATTGTGggcattaaataaatgtttgggctgagcgtggtggcttacgtgtgtagtcccagtactttggaaggccgaggtgggaggactgcttgaggccaggagctccagaccagcgcaggcaatatagtgagaccctgtctctacaaaaaataaagaattaggcATGacgatgcatgcctgtagtcccagctactcgggaggctgaggtaggaagatcacttgagcctgagaggtctaggtgacagagcaagaccctgtcaaaaacaaaaacaaaaacaaaccataaCGCATCTGGGAAGGTGaggaaaacagactaagaccctGGCCTCAAAGAGTCTGTCATCTCGTTTACACAGgaaaggggaattttttttttttttttttttttttttttttttttgagatggaatctcgctttgtcgcccaggctggagtgcagtggcacgatcttggctcactgcaacctccgcctcctgggttcaagcgattcttctgcctcagcctcctgagtagctgggactataggcatgtaccaccacgcccagctaatttttgtatttttagtagagatggggtttcaccatattggccaggctggtctcgaactcctgaccttgtgatccacctgcctcggcctcccaaagtgccaggattacaggcttgagccaccgcgcccagctggaaaGGGGAAAGTATTTAACTTTCTATATTTTGTAAAATCCCCCACTTCCCACTTCTATAGACAGGATGAAGCCGAAATAGATAATCTGACACCCTTCTCCTTTGGGAGCGTAGGTGTCCAAGGTTAGCTGTGAAgggtcttttttttctaaactcttgggctcaaggtaTCTGCCTACCTCTTGCCTGAAGATGCccgagaccccatctttacagaaaactttttttaaaaaaattagccaggtctgggtGCAGAGACTCAAGCTTCTCAAGCAAtttgagagaccgaggtgggaggatcacttgaggctgggagttcaagaccagcctcccaaagtgctgggatttcagttGTGAGTCCCCTCGCCTGGCTAAGGGTCTTATTtaactttcttcctcttccttagaTCCTGCCTCTGCGCCAGATCCCCTCTGcctctggaggaggaggaagaatttCTAACCCGGGCCCTCCATGCTTGCCTGTCTTCCCCACGATGTGATTTTACTACCTCTAGAGATTTGGGTGCATGCTTCTTCCTACTCCTGCTCCTCagcctgaaatttttttctcttttgccatttcaaatcctttacatctttttttttttttttttttttccgagacggagtctcgctctgtcgcccaggctggagtgcagtggcgcagtctccgctcactgcaagctccgcctcccgggttcacgccattctcctgcctcagcctcccaagtagctgggactacaggcgcccgccaccacgcctggagaattttttgtatttttagtggagacaaggtttcaccgtgttagccaggatggtctcaatctcctgacctcatgatccacccgcctcggcctcccaaagtgctgggattacaggcgtgagccaccgcacccggccaaatccTTTACATCTTTAAGGCCTCCTTCTTCCCCAGGATCTGAATCCTCTCCAGCTGCACTGAACCTCTccccatcatttatttatttatttcgagacagagtctcgctccgtgcccaggctggagtgcagtggcgcaatctcggctcactgcaacctctgcctcccgggttccagtgattctcatgcctcagcctcccgagtagctgggattacaggtgtgaaccaccacacccgg is a window encoding:
- the SPAG7 gene encoding sperm-associated antigen 7 isoform X2 — its product is MADLLGSILSSMEKPPSLGDQETRRKAREQAARLKKLQEQEKQQKVEFRKRMEKEVSDFIQDSGQIKKKFQPMNKIERSILHDVVEVAGLTSFSFGEDDDCRYVMIFKKEFAPSDEELDSYRRGEEWDPQKAEEKRKLKELAQRQEEEAAQQGPVVVSPASDYKDKYSRLIGKGAAKDAAHMLQANKTYGCVPVANKRDTRSIEEAMNEIRAKKRLRQSGEELPPTS
- the SPAG7 gene encoding sperm-associated antigen 7 isoform X1, with protein sequence MLGVSAKGAWSPGEEVTLTHGRSQCLQEEEKHSKQRNNVCKEQAARLKKLQEQEKQQKVEFRKRMEKEVSDFIQDSGQIKKKFQPMNKIERSILHDVVEVAGLTSFSFGEDDDCRYVMIFKKEFAPSDEELDSYRRGEEWDPQKAEEKRKLKELAQRQEEEAAQQGPVVVSPASDYKDKYSRLIGKGAAKDAAHMLQANKTYGCVPVANKRDTRSIEEAMNEIRAKKRLRQSGEELPPTS